In Channa argus isolate prfri chromosome 23, Channa argus male v1.0, whole genome shotgun sequence, the following are encoded in one genomic region:
- the LOC137108645 gene encoding nucleoside hydrolase-like: MKKLILDVDTGVDDAQAIMVALATPDVEILGITCCHGNTPLDNVLKNTLRVLKVCKRLDIPVYRGCSMPILAQTKNAGDYHGKDGLGDVPDPGAPGLELLQKTKAARAMINIVNENPKQVTLVAVAPLTNLAVAVQLDPSFPSKLNALYIMGGNTESRGNTTSCGEFNFVTDPEAAYIVLDRYTCPTYIATWEFSCRSSLPWSFCDQYLSQKTEKAAFMKKISALSMKKAQSADYQNEVTEGQGFNSCDTYALAAAVNDALITVKEEVAVTVELNGAHTRGMMVLDYMEQLKKKHKAFIIKKIDLEKFKQMLMNSLK, from the exons ATGAAGAAGTTGATCCTTGATGTGGACACAGGGGTGGATGATGCTCAGGCTATCATGGTGGCCCTTGCGACCCCCGATGTGGAGATTTTGGGGATCACttgctgccatggcaacacacCCCTGGACAACGTCCTGAAGAACACATTGCGTGTTCTCAAAGTCTGCAAGAGGCTGGAT ATCCCAGTGTATCGCGGCTGCTCGATGCCCATTCTGGCCCAAACAAAAAATGCAGGAGATTACCATGGGAAGGATGGGCTGGGTGACGTCCCTGATCCAGGTGCACCAGGTCTGGAGCTGCTGCAGAAGACAAAAGCCGCACGGGCCATGATCAACATTGTGAATGAGAATCCAAAACAG GTTACTCTAGTCGCTGTGGCCCCCCTGACTAACCTGGCTGTCGCAGTACAACTGGACCCTTCCTTTCCTTCAAAACTAAATGCTCTCTACATCATGGGAGGAAACACTGAAT CAAGGGGTAACACCACATCATGTGGAGAGTTTAACTTTGTCACTGACCCTGAGGCTGCCTACATAGTGTTGGACCGCTACACCTGCCCCACCTACATTGCCACCTGGGAGTTCAGCTGCAGAAGCAGCCTGCCATGG AGTTTCTGTGATCAGTATCTGAGCCAAAAGACTGAGAAAGCCGCCTTCATGAAAAAGATTTCAGCGCTTTCAATGAAG AAAGCTCAGTCAGCTGACTATCAAAACGAGGTCACAGAAGGACAAGGGTTCAATTCCTGTGACACCTACGCCCTAGCTGCAGCCGTCAATGATGCACTGATAACAGTGAAAGAGGAG GTTGCCGTGACAGTCGAGCTGAACGGGGCCCACACTCGAGGCATGATGGTGCTGGACTATATGGAGCAGCTGAAGAAGAAGCACAAGGCCTTCATCATCAAGAAAATTGACTTAGAGAAGTTCAAGCAAATGCTCATGAATTCACTGAAGTAG